In the Chromobacterium sp. ATCC 53434 genome, GGCCAGCGAGATTTCCGGCAGCACCGTGTATTCGCTGAAGGTGGACGTGCCCATGTAGTGGTAGATCGGCTTGCCGTCCTTGGAGAAGCGGGTCGTGCCGTCCGGCATCAGGCCCTTGCCTTGCGTCGCGCGTATCTTCTGGCAAAGATTGGTCTTGCCGGACAGACAGAATTTGCACTCGCGGCATTCCGGCGTGTACAGCGGAATCACGTGGTCGCCGACGGCGACGCTGCTGACGCCGGGGCCTATCGATTCGACGATGCCGCCGCCCTCGTGGCCGAGTATGCAGGGGAAGATGCCTTCCGGGTCCTCGCCGGACAGCGTGAAGGCGTCGGTGTGGCAGACGCCGCTGGCGACCATCTTCACGCGCACCTCGCCGGCTTTCGGCGGATGTACTTCTATTTCTTCAATGCTCAGCGGCTGGCCCGCGGCCCAGGCCACGGCGGCGCGGCAACGGATGATGTCCTGGCTCATCGGCACTCCCTCGTCAACGGTGGATGAATGGCAATCGACCATTGTATTTTTTTGTCCGGCGTCGATAATCGGCTTGTTTGGTAAATGATTTTTTCCATGGAGCAATAATGGCGGCTTGGGAAGGCATGCAGGAATTCGTCGCGGTGGCCGACGGCGGCAGTTTCACCGGCGCCGCGCGCCGGCTGGGCATCTCGGTGGCCCAGGTCAGCCGCCAGGTGGGGCAGCTGGAGGCGCGGCTGGGCGCCAAGTTGCTGTACCGCACCACGCGCCAGCTCAGCCTGACCGAGGCCGGCGACGTGTATCTGGCGCACTGCCGCCAGTTGCTGGAGTCGCTGGACGACGCCGAGCAGGCGGTATCGCTGCTGCAGGCGGCGCCGCGCGGCCTGTTGAAGCTGACCGCGCCGCTGGCCTACGGCAACAGCCATATCGCGCCGCTGCTGCTGGACTTCATGCAGCGCTATCCGCAACTGGAGGCCAGCCTGGACCTGTCCAACCAGGTCAAGGACCTGGTGCACGGCGGCTACGACCTGGCGATACGCATCGGCAATTTGACCGACTCGTCGCTGATGGCGCGCAAGCTGGCGCAGCGGCGGCACCATGTCTGCGCGTCGCCGGCTTATCTGGCGCGCCACGGCGAGCCCAAGCGGCCGCAGGATTTGCCGCAGCATCAGTGCCTGCAGATAGGCAAGGACGGCTGGCATCTGCAGGTGGGCGGCCGCCGGCAGACCTTTCGGGTGCAGGGGCCGCTGCGCTGCAGCGCGGCGGCGCCGCTGGCCGAGGCGGCGGTGCGCGGCATGGGGCTGGCACAATTGCCCGACTACTATGTGACGGGGCATCTGGCCAGCGGCGCGCTGGTGGAGGTGCTGGCCGACTACGCAGAGCCGGACGAGGGCATCTGGGCGCTGTACCCGCACAATCGCCAGCTTAGCCCCAAGGTCAGGCTGCTGGTGGACTTCCTGGCCGACAGTCTGGCCGCCGGCGCTTGCCAAGGCGGCGGGGCGCGACAATAATCGCGCATTCTTTTGCGGGAGCGCGGCGATGGTGATAGCGGAATCTAAAGTGGAGTGCATGGTGGTGCACCGGGTGGGCAACCCGACGCGCGGCGAGCCGCTGCAGCTGTCCGAGCGCACCACGATGGTGGACGAGGCGGTGTCCGGCCTGCTGCTGGACGGCTATCTGAAGGGCATCGTGTCCGATCGGAAGAAGCACCAGTTCGTCCATGAGACCGACCTGAACCTGAACGAGGTCTACCATTACACCCGGCAGTTTTTCCGCGGCGAGGTCGATTTCCTCGAAGTGTCGCAGCGCATCGCCAAACATCTGTACGGCCGCTCGCAGCACCCCAATATCAGCGCCGGCGACCTGCTGGTGATCCAGTTCTCGGGCCTGGCCGACGGCGATCGCGAAGTGCGCGCGCTCGGCGTGTTCAAGTCCGAGATCCGCGACGACTTCCTGACCATCATCGACGGCGGCGGCGTGTTCGACATCAGCCACGCCTCCGGCATCAATCCGCGGCTGATAGACAAGGGCGCGCTGATTCTGGAACACGGCCCGACGGTGTACGCGGTGGACAGGTTGAGCCGCGAGGCCAAGTTCTGGCTGGACGATTTCCTGAAGGCGCTGCGGGTGCCGGACAAGGCGTCCAGCAGCAAGATGCTGGCCAGCGTGGTCGAGCAGCTGTCGGGCGAGATCGAAGATCCCATTGAGCAGGCGCGCTTCAAGGACGAGCTGCTGACGCTGGTGGAAAGCCAGCCGGAAGAGGTGCAGGCCAAGGCGCTGACCGCCGCCGCCGAGCGCTTCGTGCCGCGCGAGCAGGTGGAAGTGGCGCTGGGCAGCGCCGCCGAATCGTACGGCTTCGAGCTGGACGACGAGGCCAGGCTGCCGGCCAAGGGCGTGGCCAGGCAACTGGAGAAGACGCTGTCGCGTTACGGCGTCGGCCACGGCATCAGCGTGCTGCTGCCGTCCGGCGTCACGCTGAAGAATATCCAGTCGCAGAACAATGGCGAGGGCGGGCTGACGCTGACCTTGTTCCTGAACAAGCGCGACGGCTAGCGCGGCGGATCCTGCCGGCCGGGCGTGACGAGATCGTAGCGCCTGGCCAGTTTCAGCAGCGAGCCGTCGCGGCGCATCTCGTCGATGGCGCGGCGCCACGGTTCCAGATCGGCTTCGGGGATGTTGCGGGTGGCGGCCAGATAGGTCGTGCAACGCAGCATCACCTGGCCGCGGCGCAGTCCGTCCGGCGGTAGGCCGGCCTGTTGCTGGGCGTAGCGGGCGCTGTTCCACGCCGCCAGCCAGGCGTCGATATGGTGCGCGGCCAGCTTGCGCGCGTTGAGGGTTTCGTCGCCGGCCAGCTCTATCGTCGCGCCGGGCAGCTGTTTCGCCAGTTCCAGACCGACGGAGTCCCGCACGACGCCGATATGCAGGCCGCCCGGCGGGGAGGACCCGACCGGCGGCTGAGCCGCCGGGCCTATCAGCAGGAATTCCTCGTCGACCAGCGGCGCCACCCAGCGCAGCAGCGCTTCCCGCCGCGGCGTGCGGCAAGGGGGCACGATCAGCGCGCGGGCCTGGGCCGAGCCTATGGTCAGCACCCGATTCAATGGCTGCACCGAGATCTGCAGCGGTTCGCCCAGTCGCCTGGCCGCCTCCTGCATCACCGCGACGGCGAAACCCTGGGCAGGCGGTTCCGAGAGGACATAGGGCGGCGCGATGCCGCCCAGCAAGGTGGCCGCATGGGCTGCGAGGCCGGGCAGCCAGACGGCGAGAACATACAGCGGGCGCATCGGTGACACTCAAGCGGGGATATGGCTGAAGTGTAGATCACCGATGGCGGCGCGCGGCCCCTCAGGCCTGCAGCGCCAGCGTGCCGCTGCGGCCGGGAATTTCCCCCATCACCACCCGGCCGGTCGGCAGCGCGGCCAGGTCCTGGCTGTCGAACAGATCGGCGCAGCTGACCAGCTGGTAGCCCTGCCGCGTCCAGCCGGCGAGCAGGCGTTCGAACGCCTCCATCAGCCGCATGCCCTCCAGTTCGGCGTGCAGCGTGTAAACGTGGCCGGTGGCGGTTTCGGACTCGGTCAGTTTCAGCAGATGCTCGTGGACGTTGTCGTTGTCGAGGCCGTCCAGGCCGATCAATTCGTCCAGCGTCGGCAGCGTGGTCGGCAGCTGAGGCACGCCCAGCGGCCGGCCGGCGGCGTCCAGCGGCTGGAACGGATGGCTGCCGCGGCCGTCGGACGCGTAGCGCATGCCCAGCTCCTGCTGGTAGGCCAGCGCGGCGTCGTTGATCTGCCAGCCGGCGGCGCCGTGGGTGCGGGCGTCCTCGCCGAAGATCTCGCGGAAGCGCCTGGCTGCCTTGTGCATCTCGGCGCGGGTCCAGGCGGCGTCCTTGCCGGCGACGTAGTCCTGCCACTTGATGTGGTCCCAGCAATGGATGCCGACCTCGAAGCCTGCGTCGCGGACGCCGCGGAGCAGCTTCGCCTCGCGGCGGCCGATGTCCGGGCCCGGCAGCACGGTGCCGTACAGCAGCGTGCGCATGCCGTAGTGTTCGACGACCGAGGTCCGCGACACCTTGGACAGGAAGCCGGGGCGGAACACGCGCTTGATCGCGCGGCCGGTGTGGTCCGGGCCCAGGCTGAACAAGAAGGTGGCGCCGGCCTTGTGCCGCCGCAGCGCCTCCATCAGCCGCGGCACGCCTTCGCGGGTGCCGCGCCAGGTGTCGACGTCTATCTTCAGTGCGAGTTTTTTCATTGTTGTGGGAGGTTCAAGTGTTCGGAGTCGCCGGCGAGTTTACCGCGCCGGGCGCTTGCCGTGCGGTTTTCCGGCCGTCGTCGCCCACACGGAGGCGATAAATCCGTGTCTGCCGCCGCGTCCGCGCATCCGCCATCGGCATGAAAAATGCCGTCCTCCCCTTGCGGGAACGGACGGCATGCAGGCGGGCCGGCGTCCGGCCCGCGAAGCGATTACTCCGACAGGTCGCGGCTGGCCGCCACCTGGTCGCGATAGTAGTCGTAGATGCCCTTGAGCGCGTCGGCCATCGTCACTGTCGGCTTCCAGTCCAGGTCGGCCATGGTGTTGGCGATCTTGGGCACGCGGTTCTTCACGTCCTGGTAGCCGTTGCCGTAGTAGGCGCCGGACGTGGTTTCCACCACCTGCACCTTGTCGGCGTTCAGCTGGTATTCCGGGTAGACGCGGGCCAGGTCGATCATCATCTGCGACAGCTCGCGGATCGAGTAGTTGTTGGCCGGGTTGCCGATATTGTAGATCTGGCCGGAGGCCTTGCCGTCCTTGTTCTCTATGATCTTCATCAGCGCGGCGATGCCGTCGTCGACATAGGTGAAGGCGCGCTTCTGGTGGCCGCCGTCGACCAGCTTGATGGTCTCGCCGCGGACGATGTGGCCCAGGAACTGGGTGATCACGCGGCTGGAGCCTTCCTTCGGCGTGTTGATGTTGTCCAGGCCGCCGCCTATCCAGTTGAACGGACGGAACAGCGTGTAGTTCAGGCCTTCCTGCATGCCGTAGGCGTGGATCACGCGGTCCATCAGCTGCTTGGAGCAGGAGTAGATCCAGCGCGGCTTGTTGATCGGGCCGCAGATCAGCTCGGAGTTCTCCGGGTCGAATTCGTCGTCGTGGCACATGCCGTAGACTTCCGA is a window encoding:
- a CDS encoding LysR substrate-binding domain-containing protein; the protein is MAAWEGMQEFVAVADGGSFTGAARRLGISVAQVSRQVGQLEARLGAKLLYRTTRQLSLTEAGDVYLAHCRQLLESLDDAEQAVSLLQAAPRGLLKLTAPLAYGNSHIAPLLLDFMQRYPQLEASLDLSNQVKDLVHGGYDLAIRIGNLTDSSLMARKLAQRRHHVCASPAYLARHGEPKRPQDLPQHQCLQIGKDGWHLQVGGRRQTFRVQGPLRCSAAAPLAEAAVRGMGLAQLPDYYVTGHLASGALVEVLADYAEPDEGIWALYPHNRQLSPKVRLLVDFLADSLAAGACQGGGARQ
- a CDS encoding nucleoid-associated protein, which produces MVIAESKVECMVVHRVGNPTRGEPLQLSERTTMVDEAVSGLLLDGYLKGIVSDRKKHQFVHETDLNLNEVYHYTRQFFRGEVDFLEVSQRIAKHLYGRSQHPNISAGDLLVIQFSGLADGDREVRALGVFKSEIRDDFLTIIDGGGVFDISHASGINPRLIDKGALILEHGPTVYAVDRLSREAKFWLDDFLKALRVPDKASSSKMLASVVEQLSGEIEDPIEQARFKDELLTLVESQPEEVQAKALTAAAERFVPREQVEVALGSAAESYGFELDDEARLPAKGVARQLEKTLSRYGVGHGISVLLPSGVTLKNIQSQNNGEGGLTLTLFLNKRDG
- a CDS encoding ABC transporter substrate-binding protein, giving the protein MRPLYVLAVWLPGLAAHAATLLGGIAPPYVLSEPPAQGFAVAVMQEAARRLGEPLQISVQPLNRVLTIGSAQARALIVPPCRTPRREALLRWVAPLVDEEFLLIGPAAQPPVGSSPPGGLHIGVVRDSVGLELAKQLPGATIELAGDETLNARKLAAHHIDAWLAAWNSARYAQQQAGLPPDGLRRGQVMLRCTTYLAATRNIPEADLEPWRRAIDEMRRDGSLLKLARRYDLVTPGRQDPPR
- a CDS encoding 4-deoxy-4-formamido-L-arabinose-phosphoundecaprenol deformylase translates to MKKLALKIDVDTWRGTREGVPRLMEALRRHKAGATFLFSLGPDHTGRAIKRVFRPGFLSKVSRTSVVEHYGMRTLLYGTVLPGPDIGRREAKLLRGVRDAGFEVGIHCWDHIKWQDYVAGKDAAWTRAEMHKAARRFREIFGEDARTHGAAGWQINDAALAYQQELGMRYASDGRGSHPFQPLDAAGRPLGVPQLPTTLPTLDELIGLDGLDNDNVHEHLLKLTESETATGHVYTLHAELEGMRLMEAFERLLAGWTRQGYQLVSCADLFDSQDLAALPTGRVVMGEIPGRSGTLALQA
- a CDS encoding bifunctional UDP-4-keto-pentose/UDP-xylose synthase, which codes for MKKVLILGVNGFIGHHLTKRIIETTDWHIYGMDMHDDRVAEWKDHPRFHFFEGDITINKEWIEYHVKKCDVVLPLVAIATPSTYVNNPLRVFELDFEANLPIVRQCVQYKKHLVFPSTSEVYGMCHDDEFDPENSELICGPINKPRWIYSCSKQLMDRVIHAYGMQEGLNYTLFRPFNWIGGGLDNINTPKEGSSRVITQFLGHIVRGETIKLVDGGHQKRAFTYVDDGIAALMKIIENKDGKASGQIYNIGNPANNYSIRELSQMMIDLARVYPEYQLNADKVQVVETTSGAYYGNGYQDVKNRVPKIANTMADLDWKPTVTMADALKGIYDYYRDQVAASRDLSE